The stretch of DNA GGACCCCCGGGGGAGGCCCCTACCCAAGCTCATGGAGAAGGTGCTCCGCCAGGCGCAGGCCCTCCTGGCTCATGAGGGCGTAGTCCCCCTCCCGCACGCAAAGCCCCAGGGCGTAGAGCCCTTCTAGACGCAAGAGGCGGAAGGTGGCCGCCTCCCACTCCTCGGGGTGGAAGGCGCGGTAGCGCACCCGGTAGCCCGGGGTGGTGGGGGTTTCGGGCACCTCGCCCTCCCGCTCCAGGAAGCGGAAGCCCAGGGCCAGGAGGTGCTGGAAGAGGTCGGGGTAGCTGGCCTCGGAAAGCCTTCCCGCCTCCTCCTCCACCTCCCCAATGCGGAGCCTAGCCCCCAGGAAGCTCCCCACCGCCAGCACCACCCGCTCGGCCCGCACAGGGGGGCCTTCCCAGGTGCTTACCCCCACCACGCCATGGCCCTCCAGGAGCAGGCCCGTGGCCGTGGCCTGGAAAAGGTGCAGGTTCCTTTCGGCCTCCAGGAGGTACTTGGCCCGGGCGTGGAAGGCCCAAAGCCGCTCGTCCGCCGGGTCGTAGGCTCTTTCCAGGAGGCTTCCTTCCGGGAAAGGGGGCCTGGGGGGGAGAAAGGGCATCATCACCGAGTCCAGGCTCTGGGTGAGGAGGCCCACCCGCACCCCTTCCCGCGCCAGGCGGTAGGCGGCCTCGCTTCCCGCGAAGCCCGCCCCCACGATGAGGACCTGATACGCGCCCATAACGAAAAAAGGCCCCGAAGGGCCGTCTGGCGGGCCGTGAAGGACTCGAACCTCCAACCCCCGGTTTTGGAGACCGGTGCTCTGCCAGTTGAGCTAACGGCCCCCGCCTCCAGGGATTGTAGCACACCCTCGGGCGGAGGCCAAGAGCCTGTAAT from Thermus thermamylovorans encodes:
- a CDS encoding FAD-dependent oxidoreductase; this encodes MGAYQVLIVGAGFAGSEAAYRLAREGVRVGLLTQSLDSVMMPFLPPRPPFPEGSLLERAYDPADERLWAFHARAKYLLEAERNLHLFQATATGLLLEGHGVVGVSTWEGPPVRAERVVLAVGSFLGARLRIGEVEEEAGRLSEASYPDLFQHLLALGFRFLEREGEVPETPTTPGYRVRYRAFHPEEWEAATFRLLRLEGLYALGLCVREGDYALMSQEGLRLAEHLLHELG